A single window of Anaerohalosphaeraceae bacterium DNA harbors:
- a CDS encoding GDP-L-fucose synthase has product MSGFFETKRVVVTGGAGFLGRYVVQGLQQRGCRQILVPRSAQYNLVRMDDVVRMLEQMKPDVVIHLAAVVGGIGANRRHPGRFFYENLMMGVQLMEQARLHGVEKFVAVGTICAYPKFTPVPFKEDDLWNGYPEETNAPYGLAKKMLLVQSQAYRQEYGFHSIYLLPVNLYGPGDNFDPQTSHVIPALIKKCVDAVEEGRDWIECWGTGQVSREFLYAADAAEGILLATEFYDKPDPVNLGTGREITIRALAETIAELTGFDGEIRWDFSQPDGQPRRCLDTSRAEKEFGFRARTDLRTGLKAAIDWYRTHRNQLQFARG; this is encoded by the coding sequence ATGAGCGGATTCTTTGAAACCAAGCGGGTAGTTGTCACCGGCGGAGCGGGCTTTCTGGGCCGCTATGTCGTGCAGGGCCTTCAGCAGCGGGGCTGCCGGCAGATTCTGGTGCCCCGAAGCGCCCAGTACAATCTGGTGCGGATGGACGATGTGGTGCGGATGCTTGAGCAGATGAAGCCGGATGTGGTGATTCATCTGGCGGCGGTGGTCGGCGGCATCGGCGCCAACCGCAGGCACCCGGGGCGTTTCTTTTATGAAAATCTGATGATGGGTGTCCAGCTGATGGAGCAGGCCCGGCTGCACGGGGTCGAAAAGTTCGTCGCTGTCGGCACGATTTGCGCTTATCCGAAGTTTACGCCTGTGCCGTTTAAGGAAGATGATTTGTGGAACGGCTATCCGGAGGAGACCAACGCCCCCTACGGTCTGGCCAAAAAGATGCTTCTGGTCCAGTCGCAGGCCTATCGGCAGGAATACGGCTTTCATTCGATTTATCTGCTGCCGGTGAATCTCTACGGCCCCGGCGATAATTTTGACCCGCAAACCAGCCATGTGATTCCGGCCCTGATTAAAAAGTGTGTGGATGCCGTCGAGGAAGGCCGGGATTGGATTGAGTGCTGGGGAACCGGACAGGTCTCGCGGGAGTTTCTCTATGCGGCCGATGCCGCCGAGGGCATCCTGCTGGCGACAGAGTTCTATGACAAGCCCGACCCCGTCAATCTGGGCACGGGCCGGGAAATCACCATTCGGGCCCTGGCGGAAACGATAGCTGAGCTGACGGGGTTTGACGGAGAAATCCGATGGGATTTCTCTCAGCCCGACGGTCAGCCCCGCCGCTGTCTGGATACAAGTCGGGCGGAAAAGGAATTCGGCTTTCGCGCCCGCACAGACCTCCGGACCGGTCTGAAGGCGGCGATTGACTGGTATCGAACCCACCGGAATCAATTGCAGTTTGCACGAGGATAA
- the gmd gene encoding GDP-mannose 4,6-dehydratase has translation MRKKKALITGITGQDGSYLTELLLEKGYEVYGIVRRSSSFSTERIDHLYQDPHHQPPLKLIYGDLTDGGNLSTILNEIQPDEVYNLGAQSHVRVSFDQPIYTVNVDALGTLRLLEALRMMKKPPRFYQASSSEMYGKVAEIPQTEKTPFYPRSPYACAKVYAFWQTVNYREAYGLFTCNGILFNHESPRRGETFVTRKITRAAGRIKMGLQDKLYLGNLDARRDWGFAGDYVEAMWRMLQQDQPDDYVVATGESHSVREFLDEVFGYLDLDWHQYVEIDPRYFRPTEVDVLQGDASKARAQLGWKPKVTFKQLARMMTEADLKLAEEEKMLKDHKNNRR, from the coding sequence ATGAGAAAGAAAAAAGCGCTCATTACCGGAATTACCGGACAGGATGGGTCTTATCTGACGGAACTGCTGCTGGAAAAGGGCTATGAGGTGTACGGTATTGTGCGGCGCAGTTCCTCCTTCAGCACGGAACGCATCGACCATTTGTACCAGGACCCGCACCATCAGCCGCCGCTGAAACTGATTTACGGCGACCTGACCGATGGGGGCAATCTGTCTACCATCCTCAACGAGATTCAGCCCGATGAGGTGTACAATCTGGGGGCCCAAAGTCATGTTCGGGTCAGTTTTGACCAGCCGATTTACACGGTTAATGTCGATGCGCTGGGGACTCTTCGGCTTTTGGAGGCGCTGCGGATGATGAAGAAGCCGCCGCGGTTTTATCAGGCCTCCAGCAGCGAAATGTACGGCAAGGTTGCGGAGATCCCCCAGACGGAAAAGACGCCGTTTTATCCCCGAAGTCCCTATGCCTGTGCCAAGGTGTATGCTTTCTGGCAGACGGTCAATTATCGGGAGGCCTATGGGCTTTTTACCTGCAACGGGATTCTGTTTAACCATGAATCTCCGCGTCGGGGTGAAACGTTTGTGACCCGCAAAATCACGCGGGCGGCCGGACGAATCAAAATGGGCCTGCAGGACAAACTGTATCTGGGGAATCTGGATGCCAGACGAGACTGGGGATTTGCCGGCGATTATGTCGAGGCGATGTGGCGAATGCTTCAGCAGGACCAGCCGGACGATTACGTGGTGGCGACGGGGGAATCGCACTCCGTTCGCGAATTTCTGGATGAAGTCTTCGGCTATCTCGATTTGGACTGGCATCAGTATGTTGAAATTGATCCGCGGTATTTCCGCCCGACGGAGGTGGATGTCCTGCAGGGCGACGCCTCCAAGGCCCGTGCCCAACTCGGCTGGAAGCCGAAAGTGACCTTCAAACAGCTGGCTCGAATGATGACGGAGGCGGACTTAAAACTGGCGGAAGAAGAAAAGATGCTCAAAGACCACAAAAACAATCGGCGATGA
- a CDS encoding GDP-mannose 4,6-dehydratase, with translation MRVLVTGAAGFIGSHLCQRLIAEGYSVVGVDNFDPFYEPAVKRRNLADLLKSKRFELKEGDIRDAAFLEAAADGSDAVVHLAAKAGVRPSIEDPLGYADVNVRGTAAVLETARKNKIRMVLFASSSSVYGNSSRIPFSEDDPVNEPVSPYAATKKAGEMLCRTYHHLYGMHIFCLRFFTVYGPRQRPDLAIHKFARLIEAGRPVPIYGDGSAERDFTYIDDIIDGTVSALKACRGFAVYNLGDSCPVRLDDLVSALEEALNKRAERRFLPPQPGDVIRTCADIRKAAEDLGYCPKTSLKEGLARFVQWMRREAV, from the coding sequence ATGAGGGTTCTCGTAACAGGGGCGGCCGGATTTATCGGGTCGCATTTGTGTCAGCGGCTGATTGCGGAAGGGTATTCCGTAGTTGGCGTGGATAACTTTGATCCGTTTTATGAACCGGCGGTCAAACGAAGAAATCTGGCTGACCTTTTGAAATCGAAACGGTTTGAGCTGAAAGAAGGCGATATTCGAGATGCGGCCTTTCTGGAAGCAGCGGCGGACGGTTCGGATGCCGTAGTTCATCTGGCGGCCAAGGCAGGCGTGCGGCCCTCCATCGAAGACCCCCTGGGCTATGCCGATGTGAATGTGCGGGGCACGGCGGCCGTACTCGAGACGGCCCGGAAAAACAAGATTCGCATGGTGCTGTTCGCATCCAGTTCGAGTGTGTACGGCAACAGCAGCCGGATTCCTTTTTCCGAAGATGACCCGGTTAATGAACCGGTTTCTCCTTATGCCGCCACCAAAAAGGCGGGGGAAATGCTGTGTCGGACGTATCATCATTTATACGGAATGCATATCTTCTGTCTTCGGTTCTTCACCGTGTACGGCCCTCGACAGCGCCCGGACCTGGCGATTCATAAGTTTGCCCGGCTGATTGAGGCCGGCAGGCCGGTTCCGATTTATGGAGATGGTTCCGCCGAGAGGGATTTTACGTATATTGATGATATTATTGACGGGACGGTTTCGGCCCTGAAGGCCTGCCGCGGCTTTGCCGTTTACAATCTTGGGGATTCCTGCCCGGTTCGGCTGGATGATTTGGTTTCCGCTCTGGAGGAGGCACTGAACAAACGGGCTGAGCGTCGCTTTCTGCCGCCTCAGCCGGGCGATGTGATTCGCACCTGTGCGGATATTCGGAAAGCTGCGGAGGACCTCGGATATTGTCCCAAAACGTCTCTTAAAGAGGGATTAGCCCGTTTTGTTCAGTGGATGCGCAGGGAGGCCGTATGA